The Bubalus bubalis isolate 160015118507 breed Murrah chromosome 16, NDDB_SH_1, whole genome shotgun sequence genome window below encodes:
- the MADD gene encoding MAP kinase-activating death domain protein isoform X39 yields MVQKKKSCPRLLDYLVIVGARHPSSDSVAQTPELLRRYPLEDHAEFPLPPDVVFFCQPEGCLSVRQRRMTLRDDTSFVFTLTDKDTGVTRYGICVNFYRSFQKRVPKEKGEAGPGSRGKEGPRAPCVSEEVGPKTSESGPSLQPPSADSTPDVSQSPRARRRAKAGSRSRNSTLTSLCVLSHYPFFSTFRECLYTLKRLVDCCSERLLGKKLGLPRGIQRDTVWRIFTGSLLVEEKSSALLHDLREIEAWIYRLLRSPVPVSGQKRVDIEVLPQELQQALTFALPDPSRFTLVDFPLHLPLELLGVDACLQVLTCILLEHKVVLQSRDYNALSMSVMAFVAMIYPLEYMFPVIPLLPTCMASAEQLLLAPTPYIIGVPASFFLYKLDFKMPDDVWLVDLDSNRVLAPTNAEVLPILPEPESLELKKHLKQALASMSLNTQPILNLEKFHEGQEIPLLLGRPSNDLQSTPSTEFNPLIYGNDVDSVDVATRVAMVRFFNSPNVLQGFQMHTRTLRLFPRPVVAFQAGSFLASRPRQTPFAEKLARTQAVEYFGEWILNPTNYAFQRIHNNMFDPALIGDKPKWYAHQLQPIHYRVYDSGSQLAEALSLPPERDSDSDPTDDSGSDSMDYDDSSSSYSSLGDFVSEMMKCDINGDTPNVDPLTHAALGDASEVAIDELQNQKEAEEPGLDGENSQENPPLRSSSSTTASSSPSTIIHGASSEPVDSAETDDKAAGGVPKSLPTVPPSMGKCSVDRHQTETGEGSVRRQTSDSPCLQPQYGFPPEEDDEQGESYTPRFSQHVSGHRAQKLLRPNSLKLASDSDAESDSRASSPTSTVSNNSTEGFGGIMSFASSLYRNHSTSFSLSNLTLPTKGAREKSTPFPSLKGHRRALVDQKSSVIKHSPTVKREPPSPQGRASNSSENQQFLKEVVHSVLDGQGVGWLNMKKVRRLLESEQLRVFVLSKLNRTVQSEDEARQDVIPDVEVSRKVYKGMLDLLKCTVLSLEQSFAHAGLGGMASIFGLLEIAQTHYYSKEPDKRKRSPTESISTPVGKDPGLAGRGDPKAMAQLRVPQLGPLAPSAPGKSPKELDTRSLKEENFVASIELWSKHQEVKKQKALEKQRPEVIKPTFDLGETDEKKSQVSADSGVSLTSGSQRTDPDSVIGVSPTVMIRSSSQDSEVSTVVSNSSGETLGADSDLSSSAGDGPGGEGSAHLAGSRGTLSDSEIETNSATSAIFGKAHSLKPSVKEKLVGSPVRSSEDVSQRVYLYEGLLGRDKGSMWDQLEDAAMETFSISKERSTLWDQMQFWEDAFLDAVMLEREGMGMDQGPQEMIDRYLSLGEHDRKRLEDDEDRLLATLLHNLISYMLLMKVNKNDIRKKVRRLMGKSHIGLVYSQQINEVLDQLANLNGRDLSVRSSGSRHMKKQTFVVHAGTDTNGDIFFMEVCDDCVVLRSNIGTVYERWWYEKLINMTYCPKTKVLCLWRRNGSETQLNKFYTKKCRELYYCVKDSMERAAARQQSIKPGPELGGEFPVQDMKTGEGGLLQVTLEGINLKFMHNQERKVFIELNHIKKCNTVRGVFVLEEFVPEIKEVVSHKYKTPMAHEICYSVLCLFSYVAAVRSSEEDLRTPPRPVSS; encoded by the exons ATGGTGCAAAAGAAGAAGTCCTGTCCTCGGTTACTTGACTACCTGGTGATCGTAGGGGCCAG GCACCCGAGCAGTGACAGTGTGGCCCAGACTCCGGAACTGCTACGGCGGTACCCGCTAGAGGACCACGCGGAGTTTCCCCTGCCCCCAGATGTCGTGTTCTTCTGCCAGCCGGAGGGCTGCCTGAGCGTGCGGCAGCGGCGCATGACCCTGCGGGATGACACCTCTTTTGTCTTCACCCTCACGGACAAGGACACTGGCGTCACCCGATACGGCATCTGCGTCAACTTCTACCGCTCCTTCCAAAAGCGCGTGCCTAAGGAAAAGGGGGAGGCCGGGCCAGGGTCCAGGGGGAAGGAAGGGCCCCGAGCCCCCTGCGTCTCAGAGGAGGTGGGTCCCAAGACCTCGGAGAGCGGCCCATCCCTGCAGCCGCCCAGTGCCGACTCCACCCCGGACGTGAGCCAGTCTCCGCGGGCCAGACGTCGGGCCAAGGCGGGGAGCCGGTCTCGCAACAGCACGCTGACATCCCTGTGCGTGCTCAGCCACTACCCCTTCTTCTCCACCTTCCGCGAGTGTCTGTACACCCTCAAGCGTCTGGTGGACTGCTGCAGCGAGCGCCTGCTGGGCAAGAAACTGGGCCTCCCTCGAGGCATACAGAG GGACACCGTGTGGCGCATCTTTACTGGATCGTTGTTAGTGGAGGAGAAGTCAAGCGCCCTGCTGCATGACCTCCGGGAGATTGAGGCCTGGATCTACCGGTTGCTGCGCTCCCCAGTACCTGTCTCGGGGCAGAAGCGAGTGGACATTGAGGTCCTGCCCCAGGAACTCCAGCAGGCTCTGACCTTTGCTCTCCCAGACCCCTCTCGATTCACCCTAGTGGACTTCCCGCTGCACCTCCCCCTGGAGCTTCTGGGTGTGGACGCCTGTCTACAGGTGCTCACCTGCATCCTGTTAGAGCACAAG GTTGTGCTCCAGTCCCGAGACTACAATGCACTCTCCATGTCCGTGATGGCCTTTGTGGCGATGATCTACCCCTTGGAGTATATGTTTCCTGTTATCCCGCTGCTGCCCACCTGCATGGCGTCGGCAGAACAG CTGCTCTTGGCTCCAACACCATACATCATCGGGGTCCCTGCCAGCTTCTTCCTCTACAAACTGGACTTCAAAATGCCTGATGACGTGTGGCTAGTAGATCTGGACAGCAATAGG GTGCTTGCCCCCACTAATGCGGAAGTGCTGCCTATCCTGCCGGAGCCGGAATCGTTAGAGTTGAAGAAGCATTTGAAGCAG GCCCTCGCCAGCATGAGTCTCAACACCCAACCCATCCTCAATCTGGAGAAATTCCACGAGGGCCAGGAGATCCCCCTTCTCCTGGGAAGGCCTTCTAATGACCTGCAGTCCACACCTTCCACCGAGTTCAACCCGCTCATCTACGGCAATGATGTGGATTCGGTGGATGTTGCAACCAG AGTGGCCATGGTCCGTTTCTTCAACTCCCCCAACGTGCTGCAGGGCTTTCAGATGCACACACGTACCCTACGTCTCTTCCCCCGGCCCGTGGTGGCTTTCCAAGCCGGCTCCTTTCTAGCCTCACGCCCCCGGCAGACTCCTTTCGCCGAGAAACTGGCCAGGACTCAGGCCGTGGAATACTTTGGAGAATGGATCCTGAACCCCACCAACTACGCCTTCCAGCGGATTCACAACA ACATGTTCGATCCAGCTCTGATTGGCGACAAGCCCAAGTGGTATGCCCACCAGCTGCAGCCCATTCACTATCGAGTGTATGACAGCGGTTCCCAGCTGGCCGAGGCGCTGAGCCTGCCGCCCGAGCGAGACTCGGACTCGGACCCAACCGACGACAG CGGGAGTGACAGCATGGATTATGACGATTCAAGCTCTTCTTACTCTTCCCTTGGTGACTTTGTCAGCGAGATGATGAAATGCGATATCAACGGTGATACTCCTA ACGTGGACCCTCTGACACACGCAGCACTGGGAGATGCCAGCGAGGTGGCGATTGATGAGCTGCAGAAccagaaggaggcagaggaacCCGGCCTGGATGGCGAGAACTCCCAGGAAAACCCGCCCCTGCGCTCCAGCTCCAGCACCACCGCGAGCAGTAGCCCCAGCACCATCATCCACGGTGCCAGCTCT GAACCTGTCGACTCAGCGGAGACGGACGATAAGGCGGCAGGAGGCGTCCCCAAGTCCCTCCCCACCGTGCCTCCCAGCATGGGCAAGTGCAGCGTGGACAGACATCAGACAGAAACCGGAGAGGGGTCAGTGCGCCGGCAAACCTCTGACAGTCCGTGCCTCCAGCCCCAGTATGGCTTTCCCCCTGAGGAAGACGATGAGCAGGGCGAAAGTTACACCCCCCGATTCAGCCAGCATGTCAGTGGCCATCG GGCTCAAAAGCTGCTGCGGCCCAACAGCTTGAAACTGGCAAGTGACTCAGACGCAGAGTCGGACTCTCGAGCGAGCTCGCCCACCTCCACTGTCTCCAACAACAGCACGGAGGGCTTCGGGGGCATCATGTCTTTCGCCA GCAGCCTGTATCGGAACCACAGCACCAGCTTCAGCCTTTCGAACCTCACGCTGCCCACCAAAGGAGCCCGAGAGAAGAGCACGCCCTTCCCCAGTCTGAAAG GGCACAGGCGGGCCTTGGTGGACCAGAAGTCGTCCGTCATTAAACACAGCCCGACCGTGAAGAGAGAGCCCCCATCACCCCAGGGCCGAGCCAGCAACTCTAG TGAGAACCAGCAGTTCCTGAAGGAGGTGGTGCACAGCGTGCTGGACGGCCAGGGCGTCGGCTGGCTCAACATGAAGAAGGTGCGGCGGCTGCTGGAGAGCGAGCAGCTGCGCGTCTTCGTCCTGAGCAAGCTGAACCGCACGGTGCAGTCCGAGGATGAGGCCCGGCAGGACGTCATCCCCGACGTG GAGGTCAGCCGGAAGGTGTACAAGGGCATGTTGGATCTGCTCAAGTGCACGGTCCTCAGTCTGGAGCAGTCCTTCGCCCACGCCGGCCTGGGTGGCATGGCCAGCATCTTCGGGCTTCTGGAGATCGCCCAGACCCACTACTACAGTAAAG AACCAGACAAGCGGAAGAGAAGTCCCACGGAGAGCATCAGTACACCAGTCGGCAAGGATCCTGGCCTGGCTGGGCGGGGGGACCCAAAGGCCATGGCACAGCTGAGGGTCCCCCAGCTGGGACCTCTGGCACCAAGTGCCCCAGGAAAGAGTCCCAAGGAACTGGACACCAGAAGTCTAAAGGAAGAGAACTTTGTGGCATCTATCG AATTGTGGAGCAAGCACCaggaagtgaaaaagcaaaaagctTTGGAAAAACAGA GGCCTGAAGTAATCAAACCCACCTTTGACCTTGGTGAGACCGACGAGAAAAAGTCCCAGGTCAGCGCAGACAGTGGTGTGAGCCTGACATCTGGTTCCCAG AGGACCGATCCAGACTCTGTCATCGGTGTGAGTCCCACTGTGATGATCCGAAGCTCAAGTCAGGACTCTGAAGTTAGCACCGTG GTGAGCAACAGCTCCGGAGAGACCCTGGGAGCAGACAGCGACCTCAGCAGCAGTGCGGGCGATGGCCCAGGCGGCGAGGGCAGCGCCCACTTGGCAGGCTCTCGGGGCACCTTGTCTGACAGCGAGATCGAGACCAACTCTGCCACCAGTGCCATCTTT GGTAAAGCCCATAGCTTGAAGCCAAGTGTGAAGGAGAAGCTGGTGGGCAGCCCAGTTCGCTCTTCTGAAGACGTCAGCCAGCGAGTCTACCTCTACGAGGGACTCCTAG GAAGGGACAAAGGATCGATGTGGGACCAGTTAGAGGACGCTGCTATGGAGACCTTTTCTATAA GCAAAGAGCGTTCTACTTTATGGGACCAAATGCAGTTCTGGGAAGACGCGTTCCTAGATGCCGTGATGTTGGAGAGAGAAGGAATGGGCATGGACCAGGGTCCCCAGGAAATGATAGACAG GTACCTGTCCCTGGGAGAACACGACCGGAAGCGCCTGGAGGACGATGAAGACCGTCTGCTGGCCACACTCTTGCACAACCTCATCTCGTACATGCTGCTGATGAAG GTAAATAAGAATGACATCCGGAAGAAGGTGAGGCGCCTGATGGGAAAGTCCCATATTGGGCTTGTGTACAGTCAGCAAATCAATGAAGTCCTTGACCAGCTGGCTAACCTG AATGGACGAGATCTCTCCGTCCGGTCCAGTGGCAGCCGGCACATGAAGAAGCAGACATTCGTGGTACATGCAGGGACAGACACGAATGGAGATATCTTTTTCATGGAG GTGTGTGACGACTGCGTGGTGCTGCGCAGTAACATCGGGACGGTGTACGAGCGCTGGTGGTACGAGAAACTCATCAACATGACCTACTGCCCCAAGACCAAGGTGCTGTGTTTGTGGCGCAGAAATGGCTCCGAGACCCAGCTCAACAAGTTCTACACTAAGAAG TGTCGGGAGCTGTACTACTGCGTGAAGGACAGCATGGAGCGCGCCGCCGCCCGCCAGCAGAGCATCAAGCCGG GGCCGGAACTGGGTGGCGAGTTCCCCGTGCAGGACATGAAGACTGGCGAGGGGGGCTTGCTGCAGGTCACCCTCGAAGGGATCAACCTCAAGTTCATGCACAACCAG GAGCGGAAG GTTTTCATAGAGCTGAATCACATTAAAAAGTGCAATACAGTCCGAGGCGTCTTTGTCCTGGAGGAATTTG
- the MADD gene encoding MAP kinase-activating death domain protein isoform X21 yields the protein MVQKKKSCPRLLDYLVIVGARHPSSDSVAQTPELLRRYPLEDHAEFPLPPDVVFFCQPEGCLSVRQRRMTLRDDTSFVFTLTDKDTGVTRYGICVNFYRSFQKRVPKEKGEAGPGSRGKEGPRAPCVSEEVGPKTSESGPSLQPPSADSTPDVSQSPRARRRAKAGSRSRNSTLTSLCVLSHYPFFSTFRECLYTLKRLVDCCSERLLGKKLGLPRGIQRDTVWRIFTGSLLVEEKSSALLHDLREIEAWIYRLLRSPVPVSGQKRVDIEVLPQELQQALTFALPDPSRFTLVDFPLHLPLELLGVDACLQVLTCILLEHKVVLQSRDYNALSMSVMAFVAMIYPLEYMFPVIPLLPTCMASAEQLLLAPTPYIIGVPASFFLYKLDFKMPDDVWLVDLDSNRVLAPTNAEVLPILPEPESLELKKHLKQALASMSLNTQPILNLEKFHEGQEIPLLLGRPSNDLQSTPSTEFNPLIYGNDVDSVDVATRVAMVRFFNSPNVLQGFQMHTRTLRLFPRPVVAFQAGSFLASRPRQTPFAEKLARTQAVEYFGEWILNPTNYAFQRIHNNMFDPALIGDKPKWYAHQLQPIHYRVYDSGSQLAEALSLPPERDSDSDPTDDSGSDSMDYDDSSSSYSSLGDFVSEMMKCDINGDTPNVDPLTHAALGDASEVAIDELQNQKEAEEPGLDGENSQENPPLRSSSSTTASSSPSTIIHGASSEPVDSAETDDKAAGGVPKSLPTVPPSMGKCSVDRHQTETGEGSVRRQTSDSPCLQPQYGFPPEEDDEQGESYTPRFSQHVSGHRAQKLLRPNSLKLASDSDAESDSRASSPTSTVSNNSTEGFGGIMSFASSLYRNHSTSFSLSNLTLPTKGAREKSTPFPSLKGHRRALVDQKSSVIKHSPTVKREPPSPQGRASNSSENQQFLKEVVHSVLDGQGVGWLNMKKVRRLLESEQLRVFVLSKLNRTVQSEDEARQDVIPDVEVSRKVYKGMLDLLKCTVLSLEQSFAHAGLGGMASIFGLLEIAQTHYYSKEPDKRKRSPTESISTPVGKDPGLAGRGDPKAMAQLRVPQLGPLAPSAPGKSPKELDTRSLKEENFVASIGPEVIKPTFDLGETDEKKSQVSADSGVSLTSGSQRTDPDSVIGVSPTVMIRSSSQDSEVSNSSGETLGADSDLSSSAGDGPGGEGSAHLAGSRGTLSDSEIETNSATSAIFGKAHSLKPSVKEKLVGSPVRSSEDVSQRVYLYEGLLGRDKGSMWDQLEDAAMETFSISKERSTLWDQMQFWEDAFLDAVMLEREGMGMDQGPQEMIDRYLSLGEHDRKRLEDDEDRLLATLLHNLISYMLLMKVNKNDIRKKVRRLMGKSHIGLVYSQQINEVLDQLANLNGRDLSVRSSGSRHMKKQTFVVHAGTDTNGDIFFMEVCDDCVVLRSNIGTVYERWWYEKLINMTYCPKTKVLCLWRRNGSETQLNKFYTKKCRELYYCVKDSMERAAARQQSIKPGPELGGEFPVQDMKTGEGGLLQVTLEGINLKFMHNQVFIELNHIKKCNTVRGVFVLEEFVPEIKEVVSHKYKTPMAHEICYSVLCLFSYVAAVRSSEEDLRTPPRPVSS from the exons ATGGTGCAAAAGAAGAAGTCCTGTCCTCGGTTACTTGACTACCTGGTGATCGTAGGGGCCAG GCACCCGAGCAGTGACAGTGTGGCCCAGACTCCGGAACTGCTACGGCGGTACCCGCTAGAGGACCACGCGGAGTTTCCCCTGCCCCCAGATGTCGTGTTCTTCTGCCAGCCGGAGGGCTGCCTGAGCGTGCGGCAGCGGCGCATGACCCTGCGGGATGACACCTCTTTTGTCTTCACCCTCACGGACAAGGACACTGGCGTCACCCGATACGGCATCTGCGTCAACTTCTACCGCTCCTTCCAAAAGCGCGTGCCTAAGGAAAAGGGGGAGGCCGGGCCAGGGTCCAGGGGGAAGGAAGGGCCCCGAGCCCCCTGCGTCTCAGAGGAGGTGGGTCCCAAGACCTCGGAGAGCGGCCCATCCCTGCAGCCGCCCAGTGCCGACTCCACCCCGGACGTGAGCCAGTCTCCGCGGGCCAGACGTCGGGCCAAGGCGGGGAGCCGGTCTCGCAACAGCACGCTGACATCCCTGTGCGTGCTCAGCCACTACCCCTTCTTCTCCACCTTCCGCGAGTGTCTGTACACCCTCAAGCGTCTGGTGGACTGCTGCAGCGAGCGCCTGCTGGGCAAGAAACTGGGCCTCCCTCGAGGCATACAGAG GGACACCGTGTGGCGCATCTTTACTGGATCGTTGTTAGTGGAGGAGAAGTCAAGCGCCCTGCTGCATGACCTCCGGGAGATTGAGGCCTGGATCTACCGGTTGCTGCGCTCCCCAGTACCTGTCTCGGGGCAGAAGCGAGTGGACATTGAGGTCCTGCCCCAGGAACTCCAGCAGGCTCTGACCTTTGCTCTCCCAGACCCCTCTCGATTCACCCTAGTGGACTTCCCGCTGCACCTCCCCCTGGAGCTTCTGGGTGTGGACGCCTGTCTACAGGTGCTCACCTGCATCCTGTTAGAGCACAAG GTTGTGCTCCAGTCCCGAGACTACAATGCACTCTCCATGTCCGTGATGGCCTTTGTGGCGATGATCTACCCCTTGGAGTATATGTTTCCTGTTATCCCGCTGCTGCCCACCTGCATGGCGTCGGCAGAACAG CTGCTCTTGGCTCCAACACCATACATCATCGGGGTCCCTGCCAGCTTCTTCCTCTACAAACTGGACTTCAAAATGCCTGATGACGTGTGGCTAGTAGATCTGGACAGCAATAGG GTGCTTGCCCCCACTAATGCGGAAGTGCTGCCTATCCTGCCGGAGCCGGAATCGTTAGAGTTGAAGAAGCATTTGAAGCAG GCCCTCGCCAGCATGAGTCTCAACACCCAACCCATCCTCAATCTGGAGAAATTCCACGAGGGCCAGGAGATCCCCCTTCTCCTGGGAAGGCCTTCTAATGACCTGCAGTCCACACCTTCCACCGAGTTCAACCCGCTCATCTACGGCAATGATGTGGATTCGGTGGATGTTGCAACCAG AGTGGCCATGGTCCGTTTCTTCAACTCCCCCAACGTGCTGCAGGGCTTTCAGATGCACACACGTACCCTACGTCTCTTCCCCCGGCCCGTGGTGGCTTTCCAAGCCGGCTCCTTTCTAGCCTCACGCCCCCGGCAGACTCCTTTCGCCGAGAAACTGGCCAGGACTCAGGCCGTGGAATACTTTGGAGAATGGATCCTGAACCCCACCAACTACGCCTTCCAGCGGATTCACAACA ACATGTTCGATCCAGCTCTGATTGGCGACAAGCCCAAGTGGTATGCCCACCAGCTGCAGCCCATTCACTATCGAGTGTATGACAGCGGTTCCCAGCTGGCCGAGGCGCTGAGCCTGCCGCCCGAGCGAGACTCGGACTCGGACCCAACCGACGACAG CGGGAGTGACAGCATGGATTATGACGATTCAAGCTCTTCTTACTCTTCCCTTGGTGACTTTGTCAGCGAGATGATGAAATGCGATATCAACGGTGATACTCCTA ACGTGGACCCTCTGACACACGCAGCACTGGGAGATGCCAGCGAGGTGGCGATTGATGAGCTGCAGAAccagaaggaggcagaggaacCCGGCCTGGATGGCGAGAACTCCCAGGAAAACCCGCCCCTGCGCTCCAGCTCCAGCACCACCGCGAGCAGTAGCCCCAGCACCATCATCCACGGTGCCAGCTCT GAACCTGTCGACTCAGCGGAGACGGACGATAAGGCGGCAGGAGGCGTCCCCAAGTCCCTCCCCACCGTGCCTCCCAGCATGGGCAAGTGCAGCGTGGACAGACATCAGACAGAAACCGGAGAGGGGTCAGTGCGCCGGCAAACCTCTGACAGTCCGTGCCTCCAGCCCCAGTATGGCTTTCCCCCTGAGGAAGACGATGAGCAGGGCGAAAGTTACACCCCCCGATTCAGCCAGCATGTCAGTGGCCATCG GGCTCAAAAGCTGCTGCGGCCCAACAGCTTGAAACTGGCAAGTGACTCAGACGCAGAGTCGGACTCTCGAGCGAGCTCGCCCACCTCCACTGTCTCCAACAACAGCACGGAGGGCTTCGGGGGCATCATGTCTTTCGCCA GCAGCCTGTATCGGAACCACAGCACCAGCTTCAGCCTTTCGAACCTCACGCTGCCCACCAAAGGAGCCCGAGAGAAGAGCACGCCCTTCCCCAGTCTGAAAG GGCACAGGCGGGCCTTGGTGGACCAGAAGTCGTCCGTCATTAAACACAGCCCGACCGTGAAGAGAGAGCCCCCATCACCCCAGGGCCGAGCCAGCAACTCTAG TGAGAACCAGCAGTTCCTGAAGGAGGTGGTGCACAGCGTGCTGGACGGCCAGGGCGTCGGCTGGCTCAACATGAAGAAGGTGCGGCGGCTGCTGGAGAGCGAGCAGCTGCGCGTCTTCGTCCTGAGCAAGCTGAACCGCACGGTGCAGTCCGAGGATGAGGCCCGGCAGGACGTCATCCCCGACGTG GAGGTCAGCCGGAAGGTGTACAAGGGCATGTTGGATCTGCTCAAGTGCACGGTCCTCAGTCTGGAGCAGTCCTTCGCCCACGCCGGCCTGGGTGGCATGGCCAGCATCTTCGGGCTTCTGGAGATCGCCCAGACCCACTACTACAGTAAAG AACCAGACAAGCGGAAGAGAAGTCCCACGGAGAGCATCAGTACACCAGTCGGCAAGGATCCTGGCCTGGCTGGGCGGGGGGACCCAAAGGCCATGGCACAGCTGAGGGTCCCCCAGCTGGGACCTCTGGCACCAAGTGCCCCAGGAAAGAGTCCCAAGGAACTGGACACCAGAAGTCTAAAGGAAGAGAACTTTGTGGCATCTATCG GGCCTGAAGTAATCAAACCCACCTTTGACCTTGGTGAGACCGACGAGAAAAAGTCCCAGGTCAGCGCAGACAGTGGTGTGAGCCTGACATCTGGTTCCCAG AGGACCGATCCAGACTCTGTCATCGGTGTGAGTCCCACTGTGATGATCCGAAGCTCAAGTCAGGACTCTGAA GTGAGCAACAGCTCCGGAGAGACCCTGGGAGCAGACAGCGACCTCAGCAGCAGTGCGGGCGATGGCCCAGGCGGCGAGGGCAGCGCCCACTTGGCAGGCTCTCGGGGCACCTTGTCTGACAGCGAGATCGAGACCAACTCTGCCACCAGTGCCATCTTT GGTAAAGCCCATAGCTTGAAGCCAAGTGTGAAGGAGAAGCTGGTGGGCAGCCCAGTTCGCTCTTCTGAAGACGTCAGCCAGCGAGTCTACCTCTACGAGGGACTCCTAG GAAGGGACAAAGGATCGATGTGGGACCAGTTAGAGGACGCTGCTATGGAGACCTTTTCTATAA GCAAAGAGCGTTCTACTTTATGGGACCAAATGCAGTTCTGGGAAGACGCGTTCCTAGATGCCGTGATGTTGGAGAGAGAAGGAATGGGCATGGACCAGGGTCCCCAGGAAATGATAGACAG GTACCTGTCCCTGGGAGAACACGACCGGAAGCGCCTGGAGGACGATGAAGACCGTCTGCTGGCCACACTCTTGCACAACCTCATCTCGTACATGCTGCTGATGAAG GTAAATAAGAATGACATCCGGAAGAAGGTGAGGCGCCTGATGGGAAAGTCCCATATTGGGCTTGTGTACAGTCAGCAAATCAATGAAGTCCTTGACCAGCTGGCTAACCTG AATGGACGAGATCTCTCCGTCCGGTCCAGTGGCAGCCGGCACATGAAGAAGCAGACATTCGTGGTACATGCAGGGACAGACACGAATGGAGATATCTTTTTCATGGAG GTGTGTGACGACTGCGTGGTGCTGCGCAGTAACATCGGGACGGTGTACGAGCGCTGGTGGTACGAGAAACTCATCAACATGACCTACTGCCCCAAGACCAAGGTGCTGTGTTTGTGGCGCAGAAATGGCTCCGAGACCCAGCTCAACAAGTTCTACACTAAGAAG TGTCGGGAGCTGTACTACTGCGTGAAGGACAGCATGGAGCGCGCCGCCGCCCGCCAGCAGAGCATCAAGCCGG GGCCGGAACTGGGTGGCGAGTTCCCCGTGCAGGACATGAAGACTGGCGAGGGGGGCTTGCTGCAGGTCACCCTCGAAGGGATCAACCTCAAGTTCATGCACAACCAG GTTTTCATAGAGCTGAATCACATTAAAAAGTGCAATACAGTCCGAGGCGTCTTTGTCCTGGAGGAATTTG